In the genome of Carya illinoinensis cultivar Pawnee chromosome 13, C.illinoinensisPawnee_v1, whole genome shotgun sequence, the window TTCAAAAAATTTACTTACtaaaataatatcttaaatTCAGACTGTTCTCACTCAAAACGCTTTTCAGATGTTAGGTTTGTCAAGTCCAAATTCACCAGATGTCACCAAGTTTCCCaaatcatttttgtttcttgttagaACTTCTGAAAAAAGAGCCATTCCAGCACTAttgttttcatttcaaatttgataaaaaaaaattcaggtaTGATCGAGATGACCATATACGACTAAGCTCTACTGATTTAGGTTTCCTCAATGGGAAAGGTGCATATAAGATTTTCTACCCTAAGAAAACGTAGCACAGAAACCAATCTTAAATATACCTGCTAGGATAGTAGAAGATTCCGATGTAATGTAGCCAAGCCTCTGGAACATATGCCCATGCCAAGAAAATAACTGCCCCCAGCAATAGAGTTGTATGAGATTCCACAGCAATGtccaggaaaaataaaaaataaaacaaccagTAGGCCGGCATTATAAAACAACAGAACAAGACTTTTGATAGAGAAAAGAACAATGCAGTGACTGCAGTCTTTGCAGTCAGATTAGATgtcctttttatatatatagaaaagaaCAATGCAGCAGCTGTCACAGTGTGTTTCTGGTAATAAATATGCATTTCCCGTTTGTCGGCATGACAACAAGGTCAATCCAATTTCAGAAATAGCATCAGATTCATTGATTGAGAACATTTTGAAGTATCTCTGAGACATATGCCAGAAACATTTTAGCATGAAATGCCTTAACCGAGCCCGGTAATTGTAACAAACCAAGAAAAGCCCAAACCCGTCCCCCCGTCCGGCTCCCGACTCAGTCACACTAAACAGAAGCATTTGCACAAGgtatgaaaattatatattaatggacAATTTTTGCCAAATGACCAAAAGGAATTACCGAATCAACTTGTAACATGATAAAAATGAGGCtcataaaaagaataataacaGTCTATCTTCCCTACAAGTAAATTAACATTGGAAAGCCGTTGTAAAGGTGCAATAACCAGAGCAAATAGAATAACTGGGCGTCTCAACTCAACCAAGtctaaacataaattaaaagcaTGATATATGAAGTGAACCTGTAGCCACAACGGTAGTTATGGAGCCTACGAATCCATAAACTTCTGATGGCTTCGGACCATGTTCACCAGACACTCCAAATccaggagccttctcatccgcATCCAGAGAGGAAACAGTAACCCTCCTCTTCTTTGACAGACTGTGAGTTCTTCTAGGACTACTTACAGAATGAGGATCTTCCATGGCTTGCAATTTGAAGAAGCTAGCAGTCCAGCACACTTGAGGCGCACCTTATTGAATGTCAAAATTCTACGCTGGAAGCAAAGACACACAGATACTGTGGAGACCATAAACAACGATCGGAGGGAGACCGGAGAGAACTGTACCATGAATCGGCCAAGGGTTGACGATGGGAGACGCTTTACTGAGAGGAAGGATAGAGCGAGGAGGGTTCGCTTCCTCAGCGTGGACGCCTTTTGCGTCGACTACCGGGTTTTGTTAAAGCGAAAAGACACGATGCCAAAACAAATATCGTCTTCAGATGGTGGCAttttaaagaattttcttaTCGGAATAATTCTAGTTGGAACTTTTTATGCCGTATGCCAGGCAGGAATGCTACacaatattttatactatacattttatatattaaaatatatttttatttttttattttttatttcattttattcttattaaattaattaaattatttaatttattatccacacattacatatttattatagaaaaaataaaaaaaattaaaataaatataatatgtgaagtgtgagaataataagaaaaattttcctATACTAAGCAGTGTGAGGCGTACACTACTTgaggtaaaatatatatatcaaaataagcaatatgttttaatatttaatctaaaatataaaagaactAAGACTGAAAATAAATGTTGATTGAGCTCTAGCTCAATTGGaatgtttgttttctttttcaataaactAAGAGAGTGCAATAAATTCATCCTTGCTTAGCTGAAGAAAGATTGTAGTATCCGTTGGAATCCTTGAAtgatctcaactcattttaaccGGATTCTATTTTAAATCTATCCAAgcatttaaacacaaaatttctaaattataaatatcacttaatttaaaatctctttatacattaaatatataattttttttaacttaatacttttttactatgtgagattataattttttttaatttttaataaatatatttaaatttaatttaatatataaatttattttaaataaattttataaaatttatttcataatcttaactcactattatttataaaaaatttaacttgcTCGACATCGAAACGGGCCGCTGTAAAATTAGGTATCCACTCCCGTCTTATGGTTGAACGGGCAGGGGGCGAGATAAATCTGCATCtaaatagtttttaaaacattaaaaatattctcatccATTGTGAAATTAAAGAGACAAGCCCGTATAAGCCACAGTTAACAATCCTTCTGGCCTGGGTATCCCATTTCTTGTCCTCTTCTTTCCGTATAATCCATTCTCttgcttccttttctttttttgtcttttacGCCTGATTCAATTATTGCCTTGAAATCTATACCTTTTGGCCTTTTtattaacatattttatatagttaatatagaAAATCACTTTTATTACAACTATGTTTCTCgtaacaataattttatttaaagtttttttacACAGTACACGTTTACatcacataatttaatttataaaataaaatttatatattatataaatagtatGTGATGTAAAGActttcatataatattattttttaatttaattcaaaaatgCATCATAGAGACCCACACCCGAAAGGAGTCCCAAGGATCTAGGAAGCCCAACCgattcatattttattataataataatatttggacTTCCACGATTAAGGTCAGCTACCTATAAAGTTTAGGAATTAGTATTTTTAGTACCGTACCGTATTCATTAGTACATTTCGTACCGATCATAGGCCAGTACAGATAAGGTCATTGTTTCATACCGGCTGAAATACTGACTGTACCAACCGGTATCGGCCGTATCGGCCTATATTTTGACTTATACTGACCGGTATTTTAATATTTGGGCCttcatgttttgtttttcatttttttaaattataatttcattttttgactCACAATTCATatcaaactatttataatttatatatatataatttattcatatatagattattattttgaaatataatttatatatatttacatatataatttatttatatatcgactatttcgaaacggtacacgaaacggtattgatatcaaaatatttcgtttcagtaCCTTGACCGATACGACATCTAGTacgatattcaaaacattgttaGAAACCATCCAAAGTCACAAGGAAACTCAAAAGGTAGTTTGTTTGGCCGTTGCAATTTCGCTAACTCCTAATTACTTGTAGGACTGTTCATATGGGTCGGGTTTtacccggataaccgggtttCCGGTTATGGTTTTCCGGGCCGAAAACCTCATTCCTAAACCCGGGTGAATCCGGGCCGGGTACCGGGTTTAAAATCCGGAACCCGGGTTTTAAACCCGGTACCCATGTTTCTTCAAAATTTCTAACCTAAAACCCATATCATGTTTCTTCAAAACGCCTAAACCTAAAAACGCCATAGCCGACTTCTATCTCACCCTCTcgcacgctctctctctctctctctctctctctctctctctctctctctctctctctctctctctctctctctctctctctctctctctctctctctctctctctctctctctctctctctctctctctctctctctcacacccaCACCGAAACCGTAGCCTCCTCTGCCAATCGAAGTTCCATTCCGTCGTCTTCAGCCTTGTGCACCAATCGAAGTCAGT includes:
- the LOC122292442 gene encoding phosphatidylinositol N-acetylglucosaminyltransferase subunit P-like, giving the protein MEDPHSVSSPRRTHSLSKKRRVTVSSLDADEKAPGFGVSGEHGPKPSEVYGFVGSITTVVATVIFLAWAYVPEAWLHYIGIFYYPSRYWALAGPVYVMMTIVLALGFYVGLNFMSTPYPSSLNTMFDEFSREPSSFFTSMDGDDRPIEPISDIGINKINDLMFNNVN